The DNA sequence GGTGACCAGTTTCGGGTTGTCGGCGAACAGCACGAACCCCATCCCGGGCAGCTGAGCGGTCCACCGTGGAGCCTTGCCGCGCGGGTCCCAGGCGGTCAGCGTGCAGTCGCGTGGGCCGGCGCAGCGTACGTCGAGCAGCGCGTCGCGGTAGGTCCAGACGGCGATGGCGGCGTCGTCGGCGCGCAGCACGGCACCGGTGGCCGGGTTGAGCACCTGGTAGCCGTCGGTGAGCAGTTCGCCGGTGGCGACCACCTGGTCGGAGCCGTCACCGGCGACCGCCGCCCAGTCGGCCTTGTGTTCCCACACCTGGTTGCCGGAGGTGATGCTGCGCCCTTCGACGGTGAGCCGGTGCTCGACGATGACGGCGCGCTCGGTGATGGTGACGCTCTGCGGAGTTCCGCCGATCCGCTGTTGCCAGGTGACGTCCGGGTCGGCCAGTGGCTGGCTGCGGTTGACCCAGTCCCACAGGCCGGGGAACGGATTCCAGACGCCGGTGGCGGCGAGCACGATGACCACGACGAGCGCGAAGGCCAGGTAGCACTTCACGCACGGCGCGCTCCCCTTCGCCATCGGGCCACCGTAGCCGGGCCTGACCAACAGAACAGCCGGCCGACCGAAATGCGGCTTTTAGGCGTGTCGGGGGACATTCATGGGTGGTACCCGGAGTTGTCGCCACAGCAGCAGCGTGGCGACCAGCGACAGCGCCCCGAATCCGGCCATCACCAGCCCCGGCGCGACCCACTCGGCGACCAGCCCGGCCGCCCCGGCGGCCAACCCCTGCCCGGTCATCATCCCCATGTGGGACAGCCCGAAAGCCTGACCGCGCCGGTCCGCCGGCACCGCGTCCAGGAACCGCCGGGCCAACCCGAGATGGTACGAGAACCCGAACGTCGCCGCCCCGAACAGCAACGCCGCCACCAGCAGCCCGAGATCGGCCACGAAGGCCAGCATCGGCACCCCGAGCAGCAACGCCAGCCACGGCGTCAACGCCTCCCGCCGGGCCGGCACCACCCCACGGCCCACCACCAGGTCCCCGAGCAGCATCCCGCCGGCCGCGGCCATGAACAGCACCCCGGCGGCACCCTCGCCACCGGCGTACGGCACCACCACCCCCTCCGCGCCGACCAGCAGCGAGCTGGGCAGCCAGGTGGCCAGCAGCAGACCGCGTACCGGCGGGTCGGCGATCAGCCGCCGGTTCACCCGCCACGTCTCGCGAACCGCGCCACCGGTCGCGGCGGACCCCACCACCCGGGCCGGCCGGTCGGACAGCCCGAACCGGATCAGCACCGCCGAGGTCAGGCAGGTCACCGCCGTGGCCCAGAGCGCGCCGTACGGCCCGAGCAGGCCGATCAGCGCGCCACCGACGGCGAACCCGAGGACCTGGGTGGCCCCCGCGGTGATGGTGAACAGCGCCCGGCCCAGCACGTACCGGTCGCCGGCCAGCAGGTCCGGCAGCAGCGCGGTACGGGCCGCCGCCGCCACCGGCGACACCAGCCCGACGGTGAACACCAGCGCCAGCGCACCGACCGGCGGCAGCACCCCGAGCGCCAGCACCGCCACCGTGGCCACCCGGATCAGGTCGTAGCCGACCATCACCGCGCGGGGCCGCCAGCGGTCGGCGTACGCCAGCAGAAACATCCCACCGACCACGCTGGGCAGGAAGCCGGCGACGTAGGCCAGCGCGGCCAGCAGCGGCGAGTTCGTCCGCTGGTAGACCAGCACGGACAGGGCGAGCATCTTCACCGTCTCGCCGATCATGTAGATGCCGAAGCTGGCGAAGAGCGCCCGGAACTCGCCGACCGCGAACAGGTCCCGGAAGGTGGCCCGGTCGGCCGGCGGCGCATTGCTGCTAGTGGTGGGGGTGGTCACCGTCGAAGCATGCCGCCGGCCCGCCGACCAGCGGTAACCTTTCGGCGCAGGGCGAAAAGTCAGGATAGGTGGACAGCGGCCGGATGCGGATCGAGGTGAGCCCGGGTGACATCGCGGCCAGCCGGTTCGCGATCTCCCCGCTGGGCGAGACGATGGCCGCACTGCGGCTGTTCGCTGGTGTCCAGACCGCCGGACCACTGCTGCCCTGGGTGCGCCGACACCGTGACCGCTACCAGGCACTGCGCCGCGTGCAGCCCGGCATCGCCGCGCTCCGGGCGCTCGATCGCCAGCATGGCTATCACGCCGACTTCATCCAACC is a window from the Solwaraspora sp. WMMD792 genome containing:
- a CDS encoding MFS transporter; this translates as MTTPTTSSNAPPADRATFRDLFAVGEFRALFASFGIYMIGETVKMLALSVLVYQRTNSPLLAALAYVAGFLPSVVGGMFLLAYADRWRPRAVMVGYDLIRVATVAVLALGVLPPVGALALVFTVGLVSPVAAAARTALLPDLLAGDRYVLGRALFTITAGATQVLGFAVGGALIGLLGPYGALWATAVTCLTSAVLIRFGLSDRPARVVGSAATGGAVRETWRVNRRLIADPPVRGLLLATWLPSSLLVGAEGVVVPYAGGEGAAGVLFMAAAGGMLLGDLVVGRGVVPARREALTPWLALLLGVPMLAFVADLGLLVAALLFGAATFGFSYHLGLARRFLDAVPADRRGQAFGLSHMGMMTGQGLAAGAAGLVAEWVAPGLVMAGFGALSLVATLLLWRQLRVPPMNVPRHA